GGGAACCCTGTTGCCGCTAATGACAGCTCTGGTGATCACAAAATCCATCTCATTACCATCGACGCTGCTATTCACGGGAGCAGCCAATGTGTTCACCGGCGTCGCGTTCGGAATCCCACTACCAGTACAGCCCATGAAAGCGATAGCAGCAGTCGCCATAGCAAGAGAATTCACGCTTGAGCAaaatgctgctgctgggctGGTTGTGGCTGCCTCTGTGGGATTGTTCAGCCTCACAGGCCTGATCGACTGGGCGAACCACGTCACGCCCATCCCAGTCGTAAAGGGTATCCAAGTCGGTGCAGGCTTATCGCTTTGCCTGAGCGCTGGAACAACAATGCTGAAACCTCTGACATGGACCGGACCGTGGTGGGGCGACAATCTACTCTGGGCAATCGCTGCAGTCCTGCTTCTGCTCGTCACGTTTGCGTATCCAAAGCTGCCCTATGCTCTTATTGTGTTCGCGATTGGCATGTTACTCTCAGCACTCGGACCAGCGAGCCGTAATCCAGTGAACCCAAGTACCTCAATCCCCATTCTCCACCCCTCAGCCGACGACTTCTGGTACGCAACCTCTACCGCCTCGCTCGGCCAACTTCCTCTCACTATTCTCAACTCGGTCATTGCCGCCTCGGCATTGGCTTCAGACCTGCTTCCCTCCCCACCCTCCCCCTCCGCCCCATCCGTAACGTCCCTCGGCATCTCCGTCGCAGCCATCAATCTCGTAGGATGCTGGTTCGGCGCGATGCCCGCCTGCCACGGCTCTGGCGGCCTCGCAGGCCAATACCGCTTTGGCGCGCGCAGCGGCTCTAGCATCATCTTCCTCGGCCTCGTCAAGTTCCTCCTGGGCATCATCGCCTTTTGGAACAGCGGGCACATTGTCGCTCTCCTCGCCGGCATCCCCAAATCCCTCCTCGGCGTCCTTGTCCTCGCCGCGGGCGTCGAGCTCGCAAAAGTCGGCGAGAGCGTCAATACCGATGCGCGGGACCTACGCGAACACGACGGCGAGCTGCCGTGGGATGGGAAGAGGGTGAAGGAGCTGGATGAACGGGAGAAAAAGGAGAGGTTCATGGTGTTGCTGGTAACCGTTGCGGCCATTCTAGCGTTCAAGAACGATGCCGTGGGTTTCATCACGGGATTAGTCTGGCACTGGGGGTTTCAGGGCGCGAGGAGGTTGGAGGTATGGAGGGATGAGATGGCGGGTCGGCCGTTCTGGAGACAGGCAGAGCACAGCGGGCATGAGCGTACGGGGTTGCTCGCGCAGGAGGAAAGCGACACGGTTGCTTGAGCGTTGATGTGGCGAGCATTTTCTGATAGCGTTTGATGGCATAGCGATTGGGAGGCGTTTGTGATTCAGTGGCTGATTGCTGACCAACCCTATCGAAACACTGGGTGCGCTGTACGTTTGCATGTCGCGAGACACGACAGTGACTGTGTGAAGACACCCAATTATGATCGTAGTCAGTCGTATCTAAGCCGTTTCATACTTCTCTGACAGGTATTGCGGAGATCTCGTAACTTGGATGAGTTACCAAGGCTGGTATGCCGAGGAGTTCCTGAACGCAGCTCAGGTCGTACCAGGCCCTGGAGGAGGCAGGACAAATTGATCTTGCGGGCCTCTCCGACTCGACCCCAAGCTGCAACTGATTCGAACGGTTTCGAGCTAGTCAAGCAGTCGATGATGCTATGTGATCCTGCGAAAGCGCTTTAGGCGGTCTCGTCACACTAGCATTTAGTGTGTAACCGCCGACAAGATCCTAAGTTGTGACGGTGACATCTTTTAACTTGTACGGTGGTGGTGCTTCTCCAGCCTCGTTGAGGCCCTCGACAACGGGTGGTTGATTCCGCCTGTTGTAAGCCCAGCGTTCGACACGTACCAGTGAATTGTGGCCCCTCAACTTTGTCTGATCCTGCGCCCTCCGCCTCTGGCGATGCAGCCACCACAACGATGCAGATAAGACAGCGGTTAACAGGGCCAGGATGAGGAAATAGTAATTGCGAACGTAGTTGGTGACTTCGCGTCCGTTGTGAGGTTGACTGGCAGCGACAAAGATTTCAGGGAGTATCTCGAGAGGTGGTTGGTCTGGTACGGATGGTATCATCTGTGTCGAGGGTAGAGTGGGTAAAGACGGTACCGTGGAATCTAGATTCAGTATTGGCAGCATGGTCACGCAAGGTCTGGTTGAGTGTGAACGTGAAGAGCGCAGAGCAAGTGTTCAGCGCGTGCGCCCTTAGGTAAGGatgtagaagaagaaggttgAGGTGAGAAGCGGAGCGCAGGCTTTCCACATGGGAACCTGTCTGGACTGGCCTGGTCATGTCTCATATCTACCACGGGTAACGACTGCATGATAACGTCGAGTGTAGAAAGCAGCTACAAGATGAGGTAAGTACGAACAGCTTGAGGACGGAGGACACGCAGAACGGCAGTCAGTCAATCAGAGATGAGGGGCCTAACCACAACGACACAGAACATTGAGTGAGGAGAACGTCGGGTCTGTTCTAGAAGATCTAAGTGTCGCGACACGTGAGTGTGATGCACGGAGGGAGGCAACCGATACCGCGACACGGATGACGGCGGAAATCTTACTAGAGGTGCGCCAAGCATGTCGCAGCTCTGCTTCGTCACGGCGAAGTACCTTGTTGGTCAACCTTACATATACTTTGTACCCCGCATCTCACTCACGTCAAAATGGTCAAGGCTATCAGAGGTAAGTAATGTTCCTTGTTCCCACGCCTACTACGCTGATGGATGTAGGCACACTGGTGCGATGCGACGCGTCGATCAAAGCCATGCTGGTCGACATTGACAGCAAGAACAACAACGAATACATCATCGAGGAGCTGGACGAGGAGCACATCCTGGTGAAGGAAACTAAGGTCAACGAGCTTAAGGGCCGGCTGAACAACGTAAGAGCCTTCTGGCGCGGCGACATGTGCTTCACTAAAACAATGCAGATGATGAGAGAGCGCTTGAAGGAGCCCGAGAGTTCAGACTCGGAATAAATTTCTGCTACCCTGCCTCGTATGCCCTACGTCCCAACGGATACGCTCACGGTCGCCTCTGTACCCTACGACCTGGCCTTCTGATCGGCGCCGTCCTGCGCAGCGACCCACTTGGGCCTGTGGTCGGTGTACAGCTCGGCATCGGCCTTGAAGTTGTCCAGGATGCTGGTGTCGTCCAAGGTGCCGACCTTGACGATCCTCTTGCCGGGGAAGGTCGCTCCCTCGCGCCAGAGGGTAGTGCCGCAATCGCCGCTGTGGCTGTCAGTATGCAGCTGTTGTGGACACCACCGGACATACGCACCAGAAGTTGGAGATCATCTCGTTACCGCTGTCACCCTTCTTCTTGTGCTGCTTGGGAGTGCCCTTGGTGATCTTAAACTGGTCTGCGTCATAGACACCATTGGAGCTGTAGGTGCTACCGCCGATCTTACGGCAGTCCAAGCAATGGCAAAGGACCTGTTCCTACGATTAGCGGCCGATGGCAGCACTGAGTAGATGCACGTACGCTTGCCCCACACGCACCTCCGGCTTCGTAGCGGACGTTTCCGCAGATGCATCCTCCGGCAGCCATGTTGTGTATTGAAACAGGAACTTGGAAAGAGGATTGGAAGAGTGGAGAGCTGTGTTCTTGCGGGGAGTATTGAAGGTGCTTTGTTGGCACTGTTAGGTCACAAGAAGCTTTATACCTAGGCATGTACCCCGCTACGCCGATCGGCCAGCTCAAAGGAATCTTCGTGAGCCGAAGAAGGTGCCCCTCTACCAGCGCCTATGCATATTGGCAGCAAGGAAGAACCCAAACGAGCGGATAGGAGTCACGATCTACTACCATTCAAGACGCTGCAGAACTTCGCTTCATGGCCACTAGGCCCGAAGTCGCTGTTGCTCGTGTAAGCACTAGATACAATTTCAGATTACGCGTTTACGCATTTACGCATTGTTCCCACCACAGGAGGCACAGTGGTTTCTTTGCAAGAAACTTGCAAGAACTTGCAAGGACCCGTCCTTGAGCCTGCCTTGCGTTGCCTTCACATTGCAACACTCCAGTCCTTCATTGTGCGGGGTGTAGGAGTGGGGCTCTCCCGAGTCTCCGCAAACGAATGCGCACGTGAAGACGAGACAGCTTCGCGTTTGCAAACGCGGTCACCTATCTCTCCATTCACACGATGATCTGATTTGAGGCAGCGCTGCGCGCTTTCTACCGCACTCGCCACGTTTGCGCGCCGCAATCTTTGCTTCACCCCCTCCAGTTGCCCCAGCTGCTCGAGCTGCCAGGCCTAACGCACGGCGACGGACATGGCGAACGTCTGGACGCAGATGGGCTATGTCCCTCCACGCGGGCAATGCAACTACAAACAGTCCATCGTCTCGCCGCGATGTCCATGTCTCCGCTTCATGCTGCATCCTCTCAAGGCATGTCATGACTCTTCTCTAGACTACCAGCTCgtactaacaagcttaaaGTCATCATCCTCATATGAATGCGACGGCTGCAACCACCACGCCTCCTTCCACTCCATGGAGAATAAATCAGAAGATGAAATACGTAAGAAGTGGGAGCAAGAGGCCAAGGACAAAGTGGCGCGAGAGGAAGAAGCAGCGCAGCGACCGAAGAAACGCCCACGTGCTATCAACTACCTAGATGATGCTGATAAGACGAATGATCTGCTGAAGCTTTTGGAAGTCACGCCAGAAAGAAGCAGAAGCGCCACAAGAACTAGGGGAGGAGTCGTAAAGTCGCGCCGAGCTGCAGGGACAAGAGCGAAGAGCAGAATCACGGAGCTcacagaagaagaggaagatgtGGTTGAGCTAGACTGAGGCTCATTGGTAGGCAGCGTGCACAGCAAGCATATTATGGCGTTTCTGGGTCGATTTGACAGGCCATGGTTGAGACTGTCACTACATTATACCCCACGGCAGGCGTGAAAATAAAAGCAAAGCAGCATGGATTACATGGTCCCTGTTTGATATCACTGCCCCAAGTATCATTCGACTTGTCTTGTCTCCGTCCACTGACTTGCTCAGCGTCAACAATGATATATTGTGATAAACAAGCTGCCAAGACCTGACTCGCGCGAGCTTCACCTTCGAGCCCTACCCTTGCTCTCCCACCAGCAACTGACCCAACATGATACCATAGCAAGCAGGCCCGATAGCCTCGCTCTTCCCCTAGTGACCAGCGCTCGAGCTACAGACCTTCCAAAGACCCGCTTTTACAATGGCGACGCCAACTCCTTCCACCAACACGCCGCAACGGCACCTTCCCGCATTCTCGTCGCCCGCCCCGCGTAGCGTACCTCACACAGGTGCGACCACTGGCATGATGAACTACGACTCGCCTGCGATGCTTAACATGCTGAATGAGGGTGGGACCGCCCTGGGCGGCGTGCCCATGGGAGGTGTAAACATGGACATCTCACTGTCGCAGCTTGGCATGCCGAGCGCAAGTGCGATGGGACGCGCAGATGAGGCTGAGAGAACAAGGCGACTACACAACATCATAGACACTCTCAAGCAAAAGCCTGGGAGGGTCAGTGAAGAAAACGTGCTTGCGCTGTGCGCCAGGCTCGGTGTACCTAGCGAAAAGGTGGGAGAAGGCGCCTATTTACTCCCCGTTGGCGAGTCAAACCTCCTGGAGGTGAGTGCGCAATCACACCTGGTCGCTAGCGCACAAGCATTGATAGGGTTAGATTGTGTTCCAGGATGACCAGGTCGAGAAGATTGAACTACAGGGCGGCTTCGACATTCATAACGCCGACATTCGATTCGGCGAAACGGGCACGAAAATCCTCACTCGAAATCTGAAACCTCTGCCGGGCCAGAGCAAGATGAACGTCACGCTCGAGCGATTTGCGGAGAACTTGGAAAAGCTTGTGATCTTGGACAAGTTGGGATCACCGCAAAATGGTGGAGTCAGTTGTTACAACGCTATCGCAGGTGTATACACGAGCTTGCGAAAATTGTTCGAGCACGAGAAGAAAATAGCGCTCACAATGCTGGAGGAGGACACACCACACCGACTTCACAAGGCGGAGAGGGAGGTGTTGTGCAGAAAGAGCGGTCGGCCTAGGCCAAGTGGTGGAGATCGCTTAGGGCTCAGTCTAGAATACTGGATGGATAGGCGGCACATAATACCCAAAAAGCGAACAAGAGCAACAAGTTCTGAAAAAGGGAAGGAGAAGATGGAGGTCGACTCACGTGAAGAGGATGAGTATTTGGATGACGACGAGGAGCAGAGGACGAACAAGGTGTTTTCCCTTACACTGGAGTGCGAATCGTCTCCTTCGACACTATATACACCAATCCGTGTATCAGACGACTGGATCAGCGACGCAATAGAGAAGCCTATGGATGCAAATGATGCGAACACTCTCAACAACATCCTCCTGAACACACCCTCGATAGATTGGCAAGAGCCCAAGCCGACTTTTCTCGAGCCGCCGGCGTCGGCAGCTGATGACGACGCAATGAACCTGGATGCTGCCCCAGGCCGCTTACCAAACATACGTTTCGTCGCCAAGTTTGACCCGCCGCTTGTTGTTCCTATCACGACTTATATGTCGTTATATCAATCCGTCGGCGTCGAGCCACCGCAAGACTTCCTTGCTACGACCTTTATTGGCTTAGCACTGCGACCCGGTGAGCTTGACCCTGGCATGACAGGGACAGCTGGCGCGATTACACACGAGATTCGAAGCTCGCGAACAGTCTTGATACGCGATGAAGCGGGGcaagagaaggacagaatcCACAACCTCAGCCTGTACGCCCCTAAGATGGAGTACAGTAGGAAGTTGGAAAGCCTGCCTTTCGCCCACCCTAAGCAGTTGGTCGAAATGCTCCCAATACTCCGTCAATATGCCTTTACGACCTCGCTCCTGCAAGCCTCCTTTCTCGAAATGACAGAGCAGAAGAATACCTCACAGCTTCCAACAACACCGATTACGCCGGACACGAACAGTCTAGAAGGAGACGGACCACTCCAGGTCGATGTCAACCTCTCCTACACCCCGCCCGCACCCCGCCTCACTCTCCACATCCCCCGCCCACCATCCAAAGTCGCCTCAAGCCCCATGACAGCACCGCTACCGGGCGCTGCCACACCGTCGTCCGTCTCCGATCTGCTGGCAGGCCTGCTTTCCGACACCGCTTCCAGCCCCGCTGTTTCCCACACCCCACTCAGTGTCACGCTGGATGTACATGGCAACGCGGAGCTCATTGTCAGCGAGCAGAACGTCACGGAGGGGAGGACGGGCGGGGAGGAGGATCTGGATAAGGTGCAGGAGGTAGAGGCCAAGATCAAGAGGGTTGGGAGGGCGTTGGAGGTCTCTGGGGACTTGAGCATTTGGGGGGAGTGGCTGAGGAGGGAGGTTGCGGGGAGTAGCAGTAGTTAGTCAGGCAGCAGTTCATCAAGCAGTCAGGCAGCAGTTTACCGAGCAGTTAGTTGAGCAGTTACTTGAACAGCAGTCAGCTAAACAGCAGTAAGTGACACTAGCATCAAAATCAACATTGAAAACACCATGCATGAGCCAGTCACAAGACAGAAAAACgaaaaggaaaaaaaaaagaacTTTAAAGTGTCGATCATGTTCATTCATTGCACGTCTAGATTACATTGCAATAGATACATTGCAATCATTGCGGTCCGGTCCATGCTTTAACTCCCGCTGCTTCTAGCATGGATCTAGCAGGGGGGAGTTGGGGTATGTGATGTCGAAGGAAAAGAGTCGCCTGGAATAAGCACCAAAAAGAAGTAAAAAATAAAGTAAGACGGCTACAGCCCATCACGGCACACACGGTGATGAGAGGTGGCGCGAATTCCCCTCCTTGGATCATTCCCTTTGGATTGCGAAGAAGGTTTTACCCTACTTGCAGACCTGAGGGGAGGAGGGAGAAGCGGGTCGGGGAGAAGAGTAACGCCAACAAGCGACATTCAAAGACGATATGCATGCGAGGTGAGCGAGcgagcaagcaagcaagcaagcttACGGCTTCGCGACGGGAACGATCATCTCCTGCTCGACCTCGTCGGCCTTTGCGGCGAACTTTGCGACATCGGCACCCTCGACCTTGCCGAACATGGTCTCGGCCATGATGCCGGTGATCTGGTAAGGGTCGCCGTTGGACGCCGGGCGGCGGTCCTCGAAGTAGCCCTTGTTCTCGGCGGCGACGGCGCGGGGGATACGGACTGAGGAGCCGCGGTTGGCGACGCCCCAGGAGAACTTGTCGTACGAAGCCGTCTCGTGCTTGCCCGTCATGCGCTGCTGGTTGTCCTCGCCGTAGACGGCCATGTGCTCCTTCTGGCGGGCAGAGAGCTTCTCCATGGCGGCCTCGATGGCCTTCATGCCGCCCTCGGCACGTGTCTCCTTGGTCGAGACGTTGGTGTGCAGACCAGCGCCGTTCCAGTCGCCGGGGATGGGCTTGGGAGCAAAGGTGACCTTGACGCCAAACTCCTCAGCAACGCGGTGCAGGATGAAACGCGACATCCACAGCTCGTCACCCATGGAGATGTCCTCGCAAGGGCCAACCTGGTACTCCCACTGGGCGGGCATGACCTCGGCGTTGGTGCCGGAGATGTTGATGTTGGCGTACAGGCAGGCCTTGTAGTGAGCCTCGACAATGTCACGGCAGAAGACCTTGCCGGTGCCAACACCGCAGTAGTACGGGCCCTGAGGAGCAGGGAAGCCGTTCTTGGGCCATCCGTAGGGCCAGCCGAACTCGTCGAGCAGAGTGTACTCCTGCTCGAGACCGAACCAGAACTCGTGCTTCTTGTGCTCCTTCAGGATGATGGCAGCATCGTGGCGGAAGTTGTAGGCGTTGGGGCTGCCGTCCGACATGTACGTCTCGCACATGACGAGGACGTTGTCGCCAAGACGGAAAGGGTCGGGGTAGTATGCGACGGGGCGGAGGTAGACATCCGAGTTGTTGCCGGGCGCCTGGCCCGTCGACGAACCGTCAAAGTTCCATTCGGGGAGGTCGTCAAGACTTGTGACCTTCTTGAAGAGGGTCTGCAATCTGGTTAGTGTCGTGGGCCGGATCGGGTAGTGGCTTGGAGGGGTGTAAGGAAGGAGCAGATGAGGGGTGCCACGTTCATCGCCGACCCGCAGATTGTGGCTGCTGGTGGGGCTTATCGCGGGCTTTGGTGGATAAGGAACACCAAACAGAAGAGGGGCGATCGCTGCACAGTGAGGTCACACAAAGCGGCCGCCCTGCTCACGATTGCCCAGCTCTTTGCATGCGTGGGTCCTGTGCCACCAGGCGTGCTGACTGCAGGTACCACGACGCCGTGCCTTGGACCCAGAGAGCCCACGGTGCTCACAGATGCGGGCATGTGGATAGCGCTGTGTTTGAGGGAGGAAAGTCGAAAATAGCTCACCTTTGACTTTGAGCGCAGGCCGTTGGAGCCGTCAATCCAGACGTATTCGGCGATGACCTTGTCCTTCTGGGGAAGGCTGAGGTATTTCTGGAGCTGCACATGGCGCATTAGCCCGGTTGGCCGAGGCACGCGACGTCAGGTCCAACTTACCGTTGCCGTGTTGGAGATGATTGTTGAGTTCGCCTGTGTGTTCTGTGGTGAGCAGATGTGCCTTTGGATGTGCCTTTGGATGTGCCTTTGGATGTGCCGGTTGGGGTGCGTGTACAGCGTGTACAGCATGTACAGCATGTGCAGCATGCACCGGTGGGTGAACGTACCATGACTGCggttgtgtgtgtgtgtgtgtgtgtgtgtgtgtgaaTTAGGTGCTGAAAGCGAGCAAGGGAAGGGTGAAGAGAAGCGTGTTGATGTCTGGCGACAAGACCTCGTACTTAGGAGGGGTAGATATAAGAGCGGTGGAGAGGGGGTACGGGAATGAGGGGAGAGATAAGGGCTACCGGGGGCATAGACTTATAAGTAGCGGACAGCCTGTGTCTCGGTGTGTGGCGGCAGTCGGTAGGGTAAGAGGAATAGCTGGGCTGGCCCTGAGCCAAGCACAGGCGTCGCCGAAACGAATCCGTGGGATGAAGCAAGCATGCACAGCAATCAGAGGCTCCCAAACTGGGGGTTTCCGACGGCCGCGCGCCCAGAATGAATGCAATGCTAGGATGGAGGCTAGTCCATGTCCACTTCTCTAGCGCGGCCTACTGTTGTCGAACCACACATCTGGAGCCGCTCGCCCAATCTGTGACGAGCCATTTCGCGCTGATGTTATTCACGCACACATGTTTTGCCTGCTCTCCTCGGCGCTGGTGGGCTTCTCGTGCTCGCGCTCACGCTCACGGCTGCACACGCCTAGCGGTAGTCCCGCTCAGCCTCAGTCGCTCCCGACTTTGACCGCTCTGTTCCTGGAAAGCGTCGCCAACCGTCGTCACTGCGCAGCTAAATTTACCCACACAGCCGAGCCATTGGTCATGCAACGCAAGCTGGCCCGAAGCATGCCCCAAAGCAATGCTGGAGCTTGCAGGCACAGGGCACACACCGCTGGCTGCTCGTGCGCCGCACCGTCAACTGCATCGTGCATCGTGCATCGTGACTGTTTGTGCCTGCCCGTGGCCCTGGGCCGGTTATCAGTGGACGCTGGCGACGCCGCGGCTCTCTGCCGCTTTCTGACGGCAAACGCCTTGCGCACGGAGAAGCTGCACATCCTGAAAGGGGAAGCTCATGCAACTGCAGCGTGGCTTGCCAGACGTGTGCACCTGCATCCAAATACCGCTGCTAATTAACTCACCATGCTCACCATGCTCACCATGTTCTCGACAGCCGCTAGCCGCTAGCCGCTACAGCCAGCCTTGACGCAGTTGTGGCGATAAGGACAAGGCCGGCCACTCGCGAGCATCCCAGTGACTCGGCCGCCGTCATGCGAGCATCACTCTCCGCGTTGGCAACGTTTTTTGTAGTCAAGCAAACCCTCACCCGAGGCCCCGATTACCCCGAGTGCAACGCGCTGGCCATGATCATGGCCATGTCTGCTTGCAAGGAGCAGCTGCCGAGTTGAGGATTGCGTTATCTTGCAACCCTGAATCCTCTGCGAATCCTCTGCGAATCCGTGCCTGGCTTGCCCGTCTCCACGGCAATCGGCTTCAGCGCTGCGGCCTGTCCATTCTAGACGCAGAAATAGCATCCTTTCTGACCGACCGCCCCACACTCCCTACACGGTCCCGCATGCACTGATAGATGCCATCTATCATGAACACGTACGTGCAACTATC
The Ascochyta rabiei chromosome 9, complete sequence DNA segment above includes these coding regions:
- a CDS encoding Glutamine synthetase translates to MANSTIISNTATLQKYLSLPQKDKVIAEYVWIDGSNGLRSKSKTLFKKVTSLDDLPEWNFDGSSTGQAPGNNSDVYLRPVAYYPDPFRLGDNVLVMCETYMSDGSPNAYNFRHDAAIILKEHKKHEFWFGLEQEYTLLDEFGWPYGWPKNGFPAPQGPYYCGVGTGKVFCRDIVEAHYKACLYANINISGTNAEVMPAQWEYQVGPCEDISMGDELWMSRFILHRVAEEFGVKVTFAPKPIPGDWNGAGLHTNVSTKETRAEGGMKAIEAAMEKLSARQKEHMAVYGEDNQQRMTGKHETASYDKFSWGVANRGSSVRIPRAVAAENKGYFEDRRPASNGDPYQITGIMAETMFGKVEGADVAKFAAKADEVEQEMIVPVAKP
- a CDS encoding Glutamine synthetase, with product MLYMLYTLYTHPNRHIQRHIQRHIQRHICSPQNTQANSTIISNTATLQKYLSLPQKDKVIAEYVWIDGSNGLRSKSKTLFKKVTSLDDLPEWNFDGSSTGQAPGNNSDVYLRPVAYYPDPFRLGDNVLVMCETYMSDGSPNAYNFRHDAAIILKEHKKHEFWFGLEQEYTLLDEFGWPYGWPKNGFPAPQGPYYCGVGTGKVFCRDIVEAHYKACLYANINISGTNAEVMPAQWEYQVGPCEDISMGDELWMSRFILHRVAEEFGVKVTFAPKPIPGDWNGAGLHTNVSTKETRAEGGMKAIEAAMEKLSARQKEHMAVYGEDNQQRMTGKHETASYDKFSWGVANRGSSVRIPRAVAAENKGYFEDRRPASNGDPYQITGIMAETMFGKVEGADVAKFAAKADEVEQEMIVPVAKP